The DNA window TCAACCCCGCACAGCCGACGACCATGCCGAACCCGCCGATGGTCCCCGTGATGACCGGCACGGACAGGTACGGGTACGGCGGCATCAGGTGCAGGAACTCCTGCATGAACGCGGCCGAGGTGGTGGAGACCAGACAGAGGCCGAACCCGTAGGTGACCGCCAGGTGCAGACGACGCCGTAGCGGGCTCGGCACGTCGGCGGGATAGTCGCAGTCCTGGCCGCCACCCCGCATGTGCCGCAACTGCACTCCCTGAACCAGGGTCCGCGCCCACACTTTAGGCCGGGTGAGGTCCCGCAGCCTGCCGTGGGTGTCGCGCCAGTAGCGCGACACCGCCGCCGCGAGTACGACGATTGTCCAGAGGCTGGGCGCCGCCACCACGGCCACCATCACGAGGTGCGGAAGGATCTCGTACGGCGAACCCGGGTGCGCACCCGTGGAGTCCCCGGCACCGCCGGTGAGAGAGCTGAGCGCCACGAGCAGCACGAAGATCGCCACGAACCAGCCGGCGACGCCACGCCAGCCGTGCATCCATCCGGGCACGGTGGAGGGCCACACGTAGCTGCGGTACGTCTCCTCCCGTACCTGTGCGAACACCTTCGGCGGATTCAGGTCGAACTCGTGCGGCGGGGTGTACATGCAGGCGCTGAAGCAGTCCCGGCAGTCGTGGCACAGATTGGCCAGGTGGGTGATGTCGCCCCGGGTCAGTGTGCTCCGCAGCTCGAGCGCCGGCCAGACCGGGCAGTATCCGGCACAGTACCGGCAGGAGTTGCAGACGGTGAGCTGCCGCTCGGCCTCGGCGAACAGGTCATCCACGGGCATGGCGCGCCGCCTCTCGACCGGCGATGCGTCCCCACACCGTTCCGATGGTCATCCCGAAACCGGCCAGGTACCCGGTCGACAGAATGTTTCCCGACATGATCTCCCCTGCAGCGAAGACGTTGCGGAACACGCCGCCGTCCTGGCGCCGGACGTGTGCCTGTTCGGTGACCGCCACACCGAGGTAGGTGAAGGTGATCCCCGGCCGCATCGCCACGCCGTAGAACGGCGGCCGGTCGATGCGCTGGGCCCAGTTGCTCTTGGGCGGATCGAGGCCGACCGTGGACAAGCCGTCCCGCTCCGCCATCTGAACCGGCCGCCCGGGCCGCGGTCGACCGCCGCGTTGTACCGGGCGACGGTCTCCTCGACCGCAAGCGGATCGAGGTCGAACCGCGAGGCCAGCTCGCCGATGCTCGGCGCCGCCGACACCCCGTACATCGGGGGAAGGAACAGTCCGTGCACCTTGCTGTCCCACAGGGAGTACGCGATCTGATCGGGTTGCACCGCGATGTTGCGTCCCCAGATGGCGTACCGCTTGGGCCAGATGTCCTCGCCCTCGTCGTAGAACCGCCGCCCGTCCCGGTTGACCACGATTCCGAACGGGATGGTGTCCAGCCGGGTGGCGATGCCCCCGTCGAACTTCGGGCTGCGTGCGTCCACCGCGATGGCGTGGAAGCCGCGTTCCTCGCCGGCTCGTTCCGCGCCGGCGTCCAGCA is part of the Micromonospora olivasterospora genome and encodes:
- the tcuB gene encoding tricarballylate utilization 4Fe-4S protein TcuB, with product MPVDDLFAEAERQLTVCNSCRYCAGYCPVWPALELRSTLTRGDITHLANLCHDCRDCFSACMYTPPHEFDLNPPKVFAQVREETYRSYVWPSTVPGWMHGWRGVAGWFVAIFVLLVALSSLTGGAGDSTGAHPGSPYEILPHLVMVAVVAAPSLWTIVVLAAAVSRYWRDTHGRLRDLTRPKVWARTLVQGVQLRHMRGGGQDCDYPADVPSPLRRRLHLAVTYGFGLCLVSTTSAAFMQEFLHLMPPYPYLSVPVITGTIGGFGMVVGCAGLMLLKRRTAPELGTPSMRRADYGLLWALLILSVTGLLTLFLRAARCSARSWWRTWPRSSSPSPSRRTPSSCTGSIACWLSIRTMWISRHEVRLWCGSRARPCRPRPATTRDVAEPRRVDVHPVQRTPPGGRRWQADPPREPVPPPGPRADRQPRLLPAAPVHASPPGQYRPR
- a CDS encoding FAD-binding protein, whose protein sequence is MAERDGLSTVGLDPPKSNWAQRIDRPPFYGVAMRPGITFTYLGVAVTEQAHVRRQDGGVFRNVFAAGEIMSGNILSTGYLAGFGMTIGTVWGRIAGREAARHARG